A single Flavobacterium sp. 1 DNA region contains:
- the def gene encoding peptide deformylase, with amino-acid sequence MILPIIGYGDPVLRKVGEELTPDYPNLKEIIANMYETMYIASGVGLAAEQVGLAIRLFIIDTTPFGEDDDLEANEQKKLKGFKKTFINAKIIKEEGDEWAFNEGCLSIPDVREDVYRKPTVTIEYCEEDFVMKTEVFDGLIARVIQHEYDHIEGILFTDKISSLKKRLIQNKLKNITEGKTFQDYRMKFFAKKGR; translated from the coding sequence ATGATATTACCAATTATAGGATATGGTGACCCTGTTTTAAGAAAAGTAGGGGAGGAACTGACTCCAGATTATCCAAATTTGAAAGAAATTATTGCAAACATGTATGAGACCATGTATATTGCAAGTGGAGTAGGTTTAGCAGCAGAACAAGTGGGATTGGCAATACGTTTATTTATTATCGATACAACTCCATTTGGTGAAGACGATGATTTAGAAGCTAATGAACAAAAAAAACTGAAAGGCTTTAAAAAGACTTTTATCAATGCCAAAATAATAAAAGAAGAAGGCGATGAATGGGCTTTTAATGAAGGCTGTTTAAGTATTCCGGATGTACGTGAAGATGTATACAGAAAACCGACAGTTACGATTGAATATTGTGAAGAAGACTTTGTAATGAAAACAGAAGTTTTTGACGGTTTGATTGCCAGAGTTATTCAGCACGAATATGATCATATCGAGGGGATTTTATTTACAGATAAAATATCATCTTTGAAGAAGCGTTTAATCCAGAATAAATTAAAAAATATTACCGAAGGAAAAACGTTCCAAGATTATAGAATGAAGTTTTTTGCCAAAAAAGGGAGATAA
- a CDS encoding glycosyltransferase family 2 protein: MAISGLIITFNEEKMIGKCIDALFRVCDEVIIVDSLSKDRTVEIAKAKGAIVIEQPFLGDGPQRTHGLPFCKNDWILNLDADEFLDADAEDFIVKEKFLKGDYDAFSFRVKNFLGDKLIDFAGWYPDHKVRFFNKKSANPSGSKVHQTIIATNEKKIAVHILHYGWDSLEQIISKKNQYSSWHAQQLFDQGVRISGYKPILNGTVAFVRCYFFKKGFLNGLDGLTISMIQGFFSYMKYAKLLKIQNQNKK, from the coding sequence ATGGCAATAAGCGGTTTAATTATTACTTTTAATGAGGAAAAAATGATAGGGAAGTGTATTGATGCGCTTTTTAGAGTTTGTGATGAAGTAATTATAGTAGATTCTTTGAGTAAAGATAGAACAGTTGAGATAGCTAAAGCGAAAGGAGCAATTGTAATTGAACAACCTTTTTTAGGCGATGGTCCCCAACGTACTCATGGTTTGCCTTTTTGTAAAAACGACTGGATTCTTAATTTGGATGCGGATGAGTTTTTGGATGCTGATGCAGAGGATTTTATTGTAAAAGAGAAATTTTTAAAAGGAGATTATGATGCTTTTAGTTTTAGAGTAAAAAATTTTTTGGGTGATAAATTAATTGATTTTGCAGGTTGGTATCCAGATCATAAAGTACGTTTTTTTAATAAAAAGTCAGCAAACCCATCTGGTTCAAAAGTACATCAAACTATAATTGCCACCAATGAAAAGAAAATTGCCGTTCATATACTTCATTATGGCTGGGACTCGTTGGAACAAATTATTTCCAAAAAAAATCAATATTCAAGTTGGCATGCGCAACAACTTTTTGATCAAGGCGTAAGGATATCAGGGTATAAGCCAATTCTAAATGGAACGGTTGCATTTGTGCGTTGTTATTTTTTCAAAAAAGGTTTCTTGAATGGACTGGACGGATTGACTATTTCGATGATTCAAGGTTTCTTCTCTTATATGAAGTATGCCAAATTACTTAAAATTCAAAATCAAAATAAGAAATAG
- a CDS encoding polysaccharide deacetylase family protein translates to MYHNVVEDEAKSLDLSISISKLESHFKFLHENNYTTFHFKDLENLKGVPKKSVILTFDDVTECQLLYAVPLLEKYQLKASFFIPFSFVGNFDYWIEGKEKIMSVEQLKKLDSNLIELGYHSFEHRRYGSLSKEELEVDFVKCNAFIKENQLDIEPILAYPFGNYPKSNNEFAVFEKIMQENDIKYGLRIGNRVNNFPFKNDYLVKRIDIKGEDNLFRFRLKLKIGKLKLF, encoded by the coding sequence ATGTACCATAATGTTGTTGAAGATGAAGCAAAGTCTTTAGATTTAAGTATTTCCATATCTAAGTTAGAATCACATTTTAAATTCTTGCACGAGAATAATTATACAACATTTCATTTTAAGGATTTAGAAAATTTAAAAGGAGTGCCCAAAAAAAGTGTCATTCTTACTTTTGATGATGTTACCGAATGTCAGCTCCTATATGCAGTGCCTTTACTTGAAAAATACCAATTAAAGGCTTCATTTTTCATACCTTTTTCTTTTGTTGGAAATTTTGACTATTGGATTGAAGGAAAAGAAAAGATAATGAGTGTAGAACAATTAAAGAAATTAGATAGTAATCTTATAGAATTAGGATATCATTCGTTTGAGCATAGAAGATATGGGTCATTGTCTAAAGAGGAACTGGAAGTTGATTTTGTAAAGTGCAATGCTTTTATTAAAGAGAATCAATTAGATATAGAGCCAATTTTAGCGTATCCCTTTGGAAATTATCCAAAATCGAATAATGAGTTTGCTGTTTTTGAAAAAATAATGCAAGAAAATGATATAAAATATGGTTTGCGAATAGGGAATAGAGTGAATAATTTTCCGTTTAAAAATGATTATTTAGTAAAACGAATAGACATAAAAGGAGAAGACAATTTATTTAGGTTTAGATTAAAATTGAAAATAGGAAAGCTTAAATTATTTTAA
- a CDS encoding FUSC family membrane protein: MINKIEKFTDSTYFTNALKATISAVIPVLICTYFDHFEIGFTIALGTFLTYPSDIPSSLKHKINGIIVTAFLVAGVNLLINLIYPFPFIFYLFFPILIFILAMLSVYGQRATFTSFSALLSASLSFAHMHTGLEMIQYSGLILAGGLFYLFISLLFHYIRPYRYAELQVAECIKLTSKYLKLRGDLWNSIADRKVILEKQLHLQVELNDIHHNIRRVLIGKQINSVSSNQNRKMLIVFVSLVEILELALSTSFDHNKLHQKFEKHPKVLATYQNLAYNLASTLKQLSKNIEKRTKYVPKHFLFKDLQTLELAIDTYENELGKTDASEGVLMLKTMLEYAEKQIEKIKIIERAFRSVANNYDFKGKDKDLEKFLTPQYYPISTFIENISFSSTIFRHSLRLTVAIILGGLAGKFLPFQNVYWILMTIIIIMRPGYGLTKQRSIQRVIGTVIGGIIAFSILSLIPNHLILSILAILSMLLGFSFAQTNYTVSATFVTMYIVFIYGILTPDYLDVIQFRIVDTLTGASLAYFANHFLWPSWEYIKAPEYLEKSIIANRNYLKEIFTYYTKKGEVTTSYRLARKNAFIEIGNLMASFQRMSQEPKSKQKNIVLLYKLTELNHSLLSSTASLGTYTQSHKTTPSSRALTIVVEKVLKNLEQSIALLKREIIPYSNEITNEELANRFIELKNIRQNELKERNEIDEEAFALKMQEAQLVIEQLIWLTNLSEGILKNTKKLMEE; this comes from the coding sequence ATGATTAACAAAATAGAAAAATTCACCGACAGCACCTATTTTACAAACGCACTAAAAGCAACAATATCTGCGGTGATTCCTGTATTAATCTGTACTTATTTTGATCATTTTGAAATAGGTTTTACTATTGCTCTCGGAACCTTTTTGACGTATCCATCTGATATTCCAAGCAGTTTAAAACATAAAATAAACGGAATTATTGTTACTGCTTTTTTGGTAGCAGGAGTCAATTTATTAATCAATCTTATCTATCCTTTCCCTTTTATTTTTTATCTTTTTTTTCCCATATTGATATTCATTTTAGCAATGCTGTCCGTATATGGGCAAAGAGCCACATTTACATCATTTTCGGCATTATTATCTGCATCATTATCATTTGCACACATGCATACTGGATTGGAAATGATTCAATATTCCGGCTTAATACTTGCGGGAGGATTATTTTACTTATTTATCTCATTGCTTTTTCATTACATAAGACCATACCGCTATGCCGAATTACAAGTTGCAGAATGCATTAAATTAACATCTAAATACCTAAAATTAAGAGGGGATTTATGGAATAGCATCGCCGACAGAAAAGTGATACTTGAAAAACAATTGCATCTGCAGGTCGAACTCAATGACATCCATCATAATATTCGAAGAGTACTTATTGGAAAACAGATTAATTCTGTTTCTTCCAATCAAAACCGAAAAATGCTTATTGTATTTGTTTCTTTGGTAGAAATATTGGAATTGGCCTTATCTACTTCATTCGATCATAATAAATTACATCAAAAATTCGAAAAACACCCCAAGGTTTTAGCTACTTATCAAAACCTTGCCTATAACCTTGCCTCTACTTTAAAGCAATTATCCAAAAATATTGAGAAAAGAACAAAATATGTTCCGAAACATTTTTTATTTAAAGATCTTCAAACGCTGGAACTTGCCATCGATACATACGAAAATGAATTAGGAAAAACTGATGCTTCAGAAGGTGTTTTGATGCTAAAAACCATGCTTGAATATGCTGAAAAGCAAATAGAGAAAATCAAAATTATAGAGCGTGCTTTTAGATCAGTAGCCAACAATTATGATTTTAAAGGAAAAGACAAAGATTTAGAGAAATTTTTAACTCCTCAATATTACCCTATAAGCACTTTTATTGAAAATATCAGTTTTTCATCAACAATATTCAGGCATTCGTTACGATTGACTGTTGCTATTATTTTAGGAGGATTAGCCGGTAAATTTCTTCCTTTTCAAAATGTATATTGGATTCTGATGACAATCATCATCATCATGAGACCGGGCTATGGACTGACCAAACAACGATCCATACAGCGTGTCATTGGAACTGTTATTGGCGGTATAATTGCATTCAGCATTTTATCCTTAATACCAAACCATTTAATATTAAGTATTCTGGCAATCCTTTCCATGCTGCTTGGTTTTTCGTTTGCACAAACCAATTATACGGTGAGTGCTACTTTTGTAACCATGTATATCGTATTTATATACGGCATATTGACTCCTGATTATCTGGATGTTATCCAATTTAGAATAGTTGACACATTAACGGGAGCTTCATTAGCTTATTTTGCCAATCATTTTTTATGGCCATCTTGGGAATATATCAAAGCACCTGAATATTTAGAAAAATCGATTATTGCGAACAGAAATTATTTAAAAGAAATTTTTACTTATTACACAAAAAAAGGTGAAGTTACTACCTCATACCGATTGGCCAGAAAAAATGCTTTTATTGAAATTGGAAATCTTATGGCTTCGTTCCAAAGAATGTCACAGGAACCAAAATCAAAACAAAAAAATATCGTATTGCTTTACAAATTAACAGAACTCAACCATTCTTTACTTTCATCAACCGCTTCATTAGGGACTTATACTCAATCGCACAAAACTACTCCTTCCTCAAGAGCGCTTACAATTGTGGTCGAAAAAGTCCTTAAAAACTTGGAACAGTCAATTGCACTTTTAAAAAGAGAAATCATTCCTTATTCTAATGAAATCACTAATGAAGAACTCGCTAATCGATTTATCGAATTGAAAAACATTCGCCAAAACGAATTAAAAGAAAGAAATGAAATAGACGAAGAAGCTTTTGCTTTAAAAATGCAGGAAGCTCAATTAGTCATAGAACAATTAATCTGGCTGACCAATTTGTCTGAAGGGATTTTAAAAAACACAAAAAAACTAATGGAGGAGTGA
- a CDS encoding glycosyltransferase family 2 protein, protein MKISGLVITYNEEKHIEKCIDALFRVCDEVIVIDSLSSDNTIKIAEEKGVKVISQPFLGDGPQRIFGLPYCKNDWILNLDADEILAPDAEEFILSGKYKNQDFDAYAFSLYNYMGDKLIDFSGWYPDRTVRFFNKKTASPSKDRVHQKVTGLKKTNVNVHINHYAWENLDQLILKKNLYTTWHSQQLFNQGKRVSSFKPFINGLVSFIRCYFFKKGILNGIDGITIASIQSFFTYMKYSKLIKIQKQNKK, encoded by the coding sequence ATGAAAATTAGTGGATTAGTAATAACCTATAACGAAGAAAAGCATATAGAAAAATGCATAGATGCTCTTTTTAGAGTGTGCGATGAAGTAATCGTTATCGATTCACTAAGTTCTGATAATACAATAAAAATTGCCGAAGAAAAAGGTGTTAAAGTTATTTCGCAGCCTTTTTTGGGAGATGGTCCCCAGCGGATTTTTGGACTTCCTTATTGTAAAAATGATTGGATTTTAAATCTTGATGCCGATGAGATTTTAGCTCCTGATGCTGAAGAATTTATTTTGTCTGGTAAATACAAAAATCAAGATTTTGATGCATATGCTTTTAGCTTATATAATTATATGGGTGATAAATTAATTGATTTTTCGGGCTGGTATCCTGACAGAACAGTTCGTTTTTTTAATAAAAAAACCGCTTCACCTTCAAAAGATAGGGTTCATCAAAAAGTGACAGGACTCAAGAAAACGAATGTAAATGTTCATATCAATCATTACGCTTGGGAGAATTTGGATCAATTAATTCTTAAAAAAAATTTATATACTACTTGGCATTCTCAACAACTTTTTAACCAAGGGAAAAGAGTAAGTAGTTTTAAACCATTTATTAATGGTTTGGTTAGTTTTATAAGATGCTATTTTTTTAAAAAAGGGATTTTGAATGGGATTGATGGAATTACAATAGCATCTATTCAAAGTTTTTTCACATATATGAAATATTCCAAACTAATTAAAATTCAGAAACAAAATAAGAAATAA
- a CDS encoding 2,3,4,5-tetrahydropyridine-2,6-dicarboxylate N-succinyltransferase has translation MNELQSIIEQAWENRALLQETKTTDAIREVIELLDSGKLRVAEPKGDGWQVNEWVKKAVVMYFPIQKMETLEAGIFEYNDKMLLKRDYAAKGVRVVPGASARYGAYISSGVIMMPSYVNIGAYVDAGTMVDTWATVGSCAQIGKDVHLSGGVGIGGVLEPLQAAPVIIEDGVFVGSRCIVVEGVHVGKEAVLGANVCLTASTKIIDVTGETPVEMKGFVPARSVVIPGSYTKKFAAGEFQVPCALIIGTRKPSTDLKTSLNNALREYDVAV, from the coding sequence ATGAACGAATTACAATCAATTATAGAACAAGCTTGGGAAAACAGAGCTTTGTTGCAAGAAACAAAAACTACTGATGCAATCAGAGAAGTTATAGAATTACTTGATTCAGGAAAATTACGCGTTGCCGAACCAAAAGGTGACGGATGGCAAGTAAACGAATGGGTTAAGAAAGCTGTTGTAATGTATTTCCCAATTCAAAAAATGGAAACATTAGAAGCTGGAATCTTCGAGTACAATGACAAAATGCTGCTAAAAAGAGATTATGCAGCAAAAGGAGTTCGTGTAGTTCCAGGAGCATCTGCTCGTTATGGCGCATATATTTCCAGCGGTGTTATCATGATGCCAAGTTATGTAAACATTGGTGCTTATGTTGATGCAGGAACAATGGTTGACACATGGGCAACTGTTGGCAGTTGTGCTCAAATTGGTAAAGACGTACACTTAAGCGGTGGAGTTGGAATTGGTGGTGTTTTAGAACCTCTTCAGGCTGCACCAGTAATTATTGAAGACGGTGTATTTGTTGGATCAAGATGTATTGTAGTTGAAGGCGTTCACGTTGGTAAAGAAGCTGTTCTTGGAGCTAATGTGTGTTTGACTGCTTCTACTAAAATTATTGATGTTACTGGAGAAACTCCTGTGGAGATGAAAGGTTTTGTTCCTGCTCGTTCAGTAGTAATTCCTGGAAGCTATACTAAAAAGTTTGCAGCTGGTGAATTCCAAGTTCCTTGCGCCTTGATTATTGGAACACGTAAACCATCAACTGATTTGAAAACGTCATTAAATAATGCTTTACGCGAGTATGATGTAGCGGTTTAA
- a CDS encoding malate:quinone oxidoreductase, which translates to MSDTTIRSNSDVVLIGAGIMSATLGLILKELQPDLKIDIYERLDVAAAESSDAWNNAGTGHSAFCELNYTPESADGTINPNKAISIAEQFEVSRQFWAYLVKDGKLISPEDFIKSIPHISFVWGDKNVDFLKNRFKALQSNPLFAEMIFSTDVSELQKWMPLVMEGRNPDEKVAATSMKIGTDVNFGTLTRNMLGYLTKLDNVTIHYSHEVKKLKQREDKSWRIKIIDLASNQKKKVYTKFVFIGAGGGSLPLLEKANVPEGKGYGGFPVSGQWLKCTNPEVIAKHQAKVYGKASVGAPPMSVPHVDSRMIDGEKALLFGPFAGFSTRFLKNGSYSDLPLSIKPDNVIPMIVAGYKNIPLTKYLIEQVRQSPIDRINALREYVPNARTKDWKLERAGQRVQVIKKDEELIGKLEFGTEIINTNDGTLAVLLGASPGASTAVSIMVELVSKCFPEEFNSTEWQEKVKAMIPSFGQALNENPELLATIRNNTAEILKLEK; encoded by the coding sequence ATGTCCGATACAACAATACGATCCAATTCAGATGTAGTTTTAATTGGTGCAGGAATTATGAGTGCTACTCTAGGTTTAATTTTAAAAGAATTACAACCTGATTTAAAGATTGATATTTACGAAAGATTAGATGTTGCTGCCGCAGAAAGTTCAGATGCTTGGAATAATGCAGGAACTGGACATTCGGCTTTTTGTGAACTTAATTATACTCCCGAAAGTGCTGACGGAACAATAAATCCAAATAAAGCAATTAGTATTGCCGAACAATTTGAAGTTTCCAGACAATTTTGGGCTTATTTAGTTAAAGATGGAAAACTTATTTCTCCAGAGGATTTTATAAAAAGTATTCCTCACATAAGCTTTGTTTGGGGGGATAAAAATGTTGACTTTCTAAAAAATAGATTTAAAGCATTGCAGTCAAATCCTCTTTTTGCCGAAATGATTTTTAGCACTGATGTTTCCGAACTGCAAAAATGGATGCCCTTAGTGATGGAAGGCAGAAATCCAGACGAAAAAGTAGCAGCAACTTCAATGAAAATTGGTACCGATGTGAATTTTGGAACATTGACCAGAAATATGCTGGGGTATTTGACAAAGCTGGATAATGTGACTATACACTACAGCCATGAAGTTAAAAAATTAAAACAGAGAGAAGATAAATCATGGAGGATAAAAATCATTGATTTAGCTTCAAATCAAAAGAAAAAAGTATATACCAAATTTGTATTTATTGGTGCTGGCGGAGGTTCATTACCATTATTAGAAAAAGCAAATGTGCCCGAAGGGAAAGGATATGGAGGCTTCCCTGTTAGCGGTCAATGGTTAAAATGTACAAATCCCGAAGTAATAGCAAAACATCAAGCTAAAGTATATGGAAAAGCTAGTGTAGGCGCACCGCCAATGTCTGTTCCTCATGTGGATTCCCGAATGATTGACGGCGAAAAAGCATTGCTTTTTGGACCATTTGCAGGATTTTCTACCCGATTCTTAAAAAACGGCTCATATTCAGATTTGCCATTGTCTATAAAGCCAGATAATGTAATTCCGATGATTGTTGCAGGATATAAAAATATTCCGCTTACTAAATATTTAATTGAGCAAGTGCGTCAGTCTCCAATAGACAGAATCAATGCTTTACGCGAATACGTTCCTAATGCCAGAACCAAAGATTGGAAACTGGAAAGAGCAGGACAGCGAGTTCAGGTAATTAAAAAAGACGAAGAGCTAATCGGAAAATTAGAGTTTGGTACAGAAATCATCAATACAAACGATGGAACTTTGGCTGTTTTGCTAGGAGCTTCTCCTGGAGCGTCAACCGCGGTTTCTATTATGGTTGAGCTGGTAAGTAAATGTTTTCCAGAGGAGTTTAATTCTACAGAATGGCAGGAAAAAGTGAAAGCTATGATTCCTTCTTTTGGTCAGGCTTTAAATGAAAATCCAGAGTTATTGGCGACTATTAGAAATAATACTGCTGAAATTTTAAAACTGGAAAAATAG
- the ruvX gene encoding Holliday junction resolvase RuvX, translating into MPRILSIDYGQKRTGIAVTDELQIIASGLTTIPSATAIDFLAAYFAKEKVEAVLIGEPKQMNGEPSESASIIKGFVTHFTNHFPDMKVIRVDERFTSKMAFQTMIDSGLNKRQRQNKALIDEISATIMLQDYLNRK; encoded by the coding sequence ATGCCAAGAATACTCTCCATAGATTACGGACAAAAACGAACAGGAATAGCTGTTACCGATGAACTGCAGATTATTGCATCAGGCTTGACTACCATTCCTTCTGCAACTGCAATAGATTTTTTAGCAGCTTATTTTGCGAAAGAAAAAGTGGAGGCAGTGCTTATTGGCGAACCCAAACAGATGAATGGCGAACCTTCCGAGAGCGCTTCAATAATCAAAGGATTTGTAACGCATTTTACCAATCATTTTCCAGATATGAAAGTCATTCGGGTTGATGAGCGTTTTACTTCCAAAATGGCTTTTCAAACCATGATTGACAGCGGACTCAATAAAAGACAGCGCCAAAATAAAGCACTTATCGATGAAATTTCGGCAACGATTATGCTTCAGGATTATTTGAATCGGAAGTAG